One region of Maylandia zebra isolate NMK-2024a linkage group LG10, Mzebra_GT3a, whole genome shotgun sequence genomic DNA includes:
- the amot gene encoding angiomotin isoform X2 yields the protein MFRKKASSSLRMRRITETRWNIDRGRSLSFHEVCGQREVEMRAAAEESSNSSSSVGGGGSTVLQRLLQEQMNRNYVLQQQQGGGGSGGTGGGGGYSVQGQVGPSDDHSMSPHIARQEPQGQELQTDSGLEKLGSSRTGGGGGSSGGGGGGGSSGGGSSQGQCPNSEDLPTYEEAKVQSQYFRGHGPPPQPQQQNNQAQQPPLQASVGAAFYVTGVNSAKVRTEGRPTVQRVSGMGKVHQDDGLKDLKQGHVRSLSERLMQLSLATSGVKAHAPVTSAPLSPQLPPPGPAGDLYKTQHRGPPPDYPFKGMGSPTKQQESGGHFYQEQRGREHSREVPHVRYQPPPEYGSFRSSKEGLVHTQRPLQQHSPTSSVTSVGSLSRTQSSILSNILSASHSSHPSFPHQQPQNQGEPLLTAVPRSPHSTGSHQLAESFTSGSLHPPQRSHGFCPDPYGSTPRMHHHHHHQQQQQQPPHLYHHHQQQQQHHHHQQQQPPFQGPSQPQLSVHSGPFPLSQSYTHLQGEPFAMMARAQQMVDTLTDENRMLRQEMESCREKVTKLHKLEMEIQLVSEAYENLAKSSSKREALEKTMRNKLELEVRRLHDFNRDLRERMETANKQLAAKECDGSEDNRKTISQLLTQNKETLREKEKLEMELNALRSTTEDQRRHIEIRDQALNNAQAKVVKLEEELKKKQVYVEKVERMQQALAQLQAACEKREQLEHRLRTRLERELESLRMQQRQGGAQTSGVISSEYNTTALMEHLREKEERILALEADMTKWEQKYLEESVMRQFALDAAASVATQRDTSATMISHSPSSSYDTSVEARIQKEEEEILMANRRCLDMESRIKNLHAQIIEKDAMIKVLHQRSRKEPVKSDAPSAMRPSKSLMSISNTGGSGLLSHNLGLSSSPITEERKDTSWKGSLGVLLGPEFRMESLRTESMSSSPSPVLPSTPMTAGHSKTGSRDSYTQTDKGHSQDTSKPSTPALQSMTLPARLSSPSPVYIPDRIADAQAFHTSTLERRLPIQAHPQHQSAPPAQSSQQEADTDMVEILI from the exons ATGTTTCGGAAAAAAGCATCTTCCTCCTTGAGAATGAGAAGGATAACAGAAACTAGAT GGAATATCGACCGTGGGCGAAGCTTATCCTTCCACGAGGTTTGTGGCCAGCGCGAGGTGGAGATGAGGGCCGCAGCCGAGGAGTCCTCCAACAGCAGCAGTAGTGTAGGAGGCGGCGGCAGCACAGTCCTGCAGCGTCTCTTACAGGAACAAATGAACCGGAATTATGTGCTCCAGCAACAACAAGGTGGAGGAGGAAGTGGTGGaacaggagggggaggaggataCTCGGTGCAGGGACAGGTTGGGCCATCTGATGATCATTCCATGAGCCCCCACATTGCCCGGCAGGAGCCACAGGGACAGGAGTTGCAGACAGACAGCGGCCTGGAGAAGCTGGGCTCCTCCAGAACcggaggaggaggtgggagtagtggagggggagggggaggaggtagTAGCGGAGGAGGGAGCAGCCAAGGACAGTGTCCAAACTCTGAAGACCTCCCTACATATGAAGAGGCCAAAGTGCAGTCGCAATATTTTCGGGGCCACGGCCCCCCTCCTCAACCTCAACAGCAGAATAACCAGGCCCAGCAGCCTCCTCTACAAGCGTCTGTGGGCGCCGCCTTCTATGTCACAGGGGTGAACAGCGCCAAGGTGCGCACTGAGGGGCGCCCCACGGTGCAGCGAGTTAGCGGCATGGGGAAGGTCCACCAGGACGATGGGCTGAAGGACCTGAAGCAAGGACACGTTCGGTCGCTTAGTGAGCGACTTATGCAGCTCTCATTGGCCACCAGTGGCGTGAAAGCTCACGCTCCTGTCACTAGCGCCCCACTTTCTCCCCAGCTGCCCCCTCCAGGGCCAGCTGGTGACTTATACAAGACGCAGCATCGTGGCCCACCTCCTGACTACCCGTTCAAAGGTATGGGTTCTCCTACCAAGCAGCAGGAGTCGGGAGGCCATTTTTACCAGGAGCAAAGAGGAAGGGAACACTCGAGGGAAGTGCCTCATGTCCGATACCAACCCCCACCAGAGTACGGCTCGTTCAG GTCCAGTAAGGAAGGCTTAGTTCACACCCAGCGACCCCTTCAACAGCACAGTCCCACCTCCTCTGTCACCTCAGTGGGCTCTTTATCGCGCACTCAGTCCTCAATCCTTAGCAACATCCTTAGTGCCTCCCACTCCTCTCATCCTTCCTTCCCTCATCAGCAACCCCAGAACCAGGGAGAGCCCTTACTCACGGCGGTCCCTCGTAGTCCACATAGTACCGGCTCCCACCAGTTGGCAGAGTCTTTTACCTCAGGGTCGCTTCACCCACCACAGAGGAGTCATGGTTTTTGTCCAGATCCCTATGGCTCCACACCAAGGAtgcaccatcatcatcatcatcagcagcagcagcagcagcctcccCATctgtatcatcatcatcagcagcagcagcagcatcatcatcatcagcagcagcagccgccaTTCCAAGGACCTTCCCAACCGCAGCTGTCGGTCCATTCTGGACCTTTCCCCCTTTCACAGTCCTACACTCACCTGCAGGGGGAGCCCTTTGCAATGATGGCCCGTGCCCAGCAGATGGTAGATACACTGACAGACGAAAACAGGATGTTGAGGCAGGAAATGGAGTCCTGTCGCGAGAAAGTCACTAAATTACACAAG CTGGAAATGGAGATCCAGCTGGTCTCAGAGGCCTATGAAAACCTGGCAAAGTCTTCCTCCAAGAGGGAGGCCCTGGAGAAAACTATGAGGAACAAGTTGGAGCTGGAGGTGCGCCGGCTGCATGACTTCAACAGAGACCTCAGAG AGCGCATGGAAACCGCTAATAAGCAGCTCGCTGCTAAGGAGTGTGACGGCTCGGAGGACAACCGCAAAACCATCTCCCAGCTCCTGACACAGA ACAAAGAGACGCTGCGTGAGAAGGAGAAGCTGGAGATGGAGCTGAACGCACTGCGCTCGACCACGGAGGACCAGAGAAGGCACATCGAGATCAGAGACCAGGCGCTGAACAACGCCCAGGCCAAAGTCGTCAagttggaggaggag cTGAAGAAAAAGCAGGTTTACGTGGAGAAGGTGGAGAGGATGCAGCAGGCTCTGGCTCAGCTCCAGGCAGCCTGTGAGAAGCGAGAACAGCTTGAACACCGACTTCGTACAAGACTGGAGAGAGAGCTGGAGTCACTCCGTATGCAACAG CGTCAAGGTGGTGCTCAAACCAGCGGTGTGATCTCGTCAGAATACAACACCACAGCTCTGATGGAACACCTGAGGGAGAAGGAGGAACGGATCCTGGCTCTGGAGGCTGACATGACCAAGTGGGAGCAGAAGTATTTAGAGGAAAGTGTAATGAGGCAGTTCGCCCTGGATGCTGCAGCGTCTGTTGCTACTCAGAG GGATACGTCTGCTACGATGATCAGCCACTCTCCTAGCAGCAGCTACGACACATCAGTGGAGGCTCGAATccagaaggaagaggaggagattcTGATGGCCAATCGGCGCTGTCTGGACATGGAAAGCAG GATAAAGAATCTGCACGCCCAGATCATTGAGAAGGACGCCATGATTAAGGTGCTTCACCAGCGCTCTAGGAAGGAGCCTGTTAAGTCTGATGCACCATCTGCCATGAGGCCCTCCAAGTCCTTGATGTCCATCTCCAACACGGGTGGTTCTGGATTGCTCTCTCACAACTTGGGACTGAGTAGCTCTCCAATCACTGAAGAACGTAAGGACACGAGTTGGAAGGGCAGTCTGG GGGTTCTGCTCGGTCCCGAGTTTCGCATGGAGTCTCTCAGGACTGAGTCGATGTCGTCGTCTCCCTCCCCGGTCCTTCCTTCTACACCGATGACTGCAGGACACTCAAAGACAGGCAGCAGAGACAGTTACACGCAGACCGACAAGGGCCACAGTCAGGACACCAGCAAGCCCAGCACTCCGGCTCTGCAGAGCATGACGCTGCCAGCTCGCCTGTCCAGTCCCAGTCCCGTCTACATCCCTGACCGCATAGCAG ATGCTCAGGCGTTTCACACCAGCACGCTGGAGCGCAGACTTCCCATCCAGGCCCACCCACAGCATCAGTCAGCTCCTCCAGCACAGTCGAGCCAACAAGAAGCAGACACAGATATGGTGGAGATCCTCATCTGA
- the amot gene encoding angiomotin isoform X3: MADGKAKTPEGPLTEPGLGEAAVYRATWEMFRKKASSSLRMRRITETRWNIDRGRSLSFHEVCGQREVEMRAAAEESSNSSSSVGGGGSTVLQRLLQEQMNRNYVLQQQQGGGGSGGTGGGGGYSVQGQVGPSDDHSMSPHIARQEPQGQELQTDSGLEKLGSSRTGGGGGSSGGGGGGGSSGGGSSQGQCPNSEDLPTYEEAKVQSQYFRGHGPPPQPQQQNNQAQQPPLQASVGAAFYVTGVNSAKVRTEGRPTVQRVSGMGKVHQDDGLKDLKQGHVRSLSERLMQLSLATSGVKAHAPVTSAPLSPQLPPPGPAGDLYKTQHRGPPPDYPFKGMGSPTKQQESGGHFYQEQRGREHSREVPHVRYQPPPEYGSFRSSKEGLVHTQRPLQQHSPTSSVTSVGSLSRTQSSILSNILSASHSSHPSFPHQQPQNQGEPLLTAVPRSPHSTGSHQLAESFTSGSLHPPQRSHGFCPDPYGSTPRMHHHHHHQQQQQQPPHLYHHHQQQQQHHHHQQQQPPFQGPSQPQLSVHSGPFPLSQSYTHLQGEPFAMMARAQQMVDTLTDENRMLRQEMESCREKVTKLHKLEMEIQLVSEAYENLAKSSSKREALEKTMRNKLELEVRRLHDFNRDLRDKETLREKEKLEMELNALRSTTEDQRRHIEIRDQALNNAQAKVVKLEEELKKKQVYVEKVERMQQALAQLQAACEKREQLEHRLRTRLERELESLRMQQRQGGAQTSGVISSEYNTTALMEHLREKEERILALEADMTKWEQKYLEESVMRQFALDAAASVATQRDTSATMISHSPSSSYDTSVEARIQKEEEEILMANRRCLDMESRIKNLHAQIIEKDAMIKVLHQRSRKEPVKSDAPSAMRPSKSLMSISNTGGSGLLSHNLGLSSSPITEERKDTSWKGSLGVLLGPEFRMESLRTESMSSSPSPVLPSTPMTAGHSKTGSRDSYTQTDKGHSQDTSKPSTPALQSMTLPARLSSPSPVYIPDRIADAQAFHTSTLERRLPIQAHPQHQSAPPAQSSQQEADTDMVEILI; this comes from the exons ATGGCAGATGGCAAAGCTAAAACGCCA GAAGGCCCTCTGACAGAGCCAGGCTTGGGAGAAGCAGCCGTCTACAGGGCCACGTGGGAG ATGTTTCGGAAAAAAGCATCTTCCTCCTTGAGAATGAGAAGGATAACAGAAACTAGAT GGAATATCGACCGTGGGCGAAGCTTATCCTTCCACGAGGTTTGTGGCCAGCGCGAGGTGGAGATGAGGGCCGCAGCCGAGGAGTCCTCCAACAGCAGCAGTAGTGTAGGAGGCGGCGGCAGCACAGTCCTGCAGCGTCTCTTACAGGAACAAATGAACCGGAATTATGTGCTCCAGCAACAACAAGGTGGAGGAGGAAGTGGTGGaacaggagggggaggaggataCTCGGTGCAGGGACAGGTTGGGCCATCTGATGATCATTCCATGAGCCCCCACATTGCCCGGCAGGAGCCACAGGGACAGGAGTTGCAGACAGACAGCGGCCTGGAGAAGCTGGGCTCCTCCAGAACcggaggaggaggtgggagtagtggagggggagggggaggaggtagTAGCGGAGGAGGGAGCAGCCAAGGACAGTGTCCAAACTCTGAAGACCTCCCTACATATGAAGAGGCCAAAGTGCAGTCGCAATATTTTCGGGGCCACGGCCCCCCTCCTCAACCTCAACAGCAGAATAACCAGGCCCAGCAGCCTCCTCTACAAGCGTCTGTGGGCGCCGCCTTCTATGTCACAGGGGTGAACAGCGCCAAGGTGCGCACTGAGGGGCGCCCCACGGTGCAGCGAGTTAGCGGCATGGGGAAGGTCCACCAGGACGATGGGCTGAAGGACCTGAAGCAAGGACACGTTCGGTCGCTTAGTGAGCGACTTATGCAGCTCTCATTGGCCACCAGTGGCGTGAAAGCTCACGCTCCTGTCACTAGCGCCCCACTTTCTCCCCAGCTGCCCCCTCCAGGGCCAGCTGGTGACTTATACAAGACGCAGCATCGTGGCCCACCTCCTGACTACCCGTTCAAAGGTATGGGTTCTCCTACCAAGCAGCAGGAGTCGGGAGGCCATTTTTACCAGGAGCAAAGAGGAAGGGAACACTCGAGGGAAGTGCCTCATGTCCGATACCAACCCCCACCAGAGTACGGCTCGTTCAG GTCCAGTAAGGAAGGCTTAGTTCACACCCAGCGACCCCTTCAACAGCACAGTCCCACCTCCTCTGTCACCTCAGTGGGCTCTTTATCGCGCACTCAGTCCTCAATCCTTAGCAACATCCTTAGTGCCTCCCACTCCTCTCATCCTTCCTTCCCTCATCAGCAACCCCAGAACCAGGGAGAGCCCTTACTCACGGCGGTCCCTCGTAGTCCACATAGTACCGGCTCCCACCAGTTGGCAGAGTCTTTTACCTCAGGGTCGCTTCACCCACCACAGAGGAGTCATGGTTTTTGTCCAGATCCCTATGGCTCCACACCAAGGAtgcaccatcatcatcatcatcagcagcagcagcagcagcctcccCATctgtatcatcatcatcagcagcagcagcagcatcatcatcatcagcagcagcagccgccaTTCCAAGGACCTTCCCAACCGCAGCTGTCGGTCCATTCTGGACCTTTCCCCCTTTCACAGTCCTACACTCACCTGCAGGGGGAGCCCTTTGCAATGATGGCCCGTGCCCAGCAGATGGTAGATACACTGACAGACGAAAACAGGATGTTGAGGCAGGAAATGGAGTCCTGTCGCGAGAAAGTCACTAAATTACACAAG CTGGAAATGGAGATCCAGCTGGTCTCAGAGGCCTATGAAAACCTGGCAAAGTCTTCCTCCAAGAGGGAGGCCCTGGAGAAAACTATGAGGAACAAGTTGGAGCTGGAGGTGCGCCGGCTGCATGACTTCAACAGAGACCTCAGAG ACAAAGAGACGCTGCGTGAGAAGGAGAAGCTGGAGATGGAGCTGAACGCACTGCGCTCGACCACGGAGGACCAGAGAAGGCACATCGAGATCAGAGACCAGGCGCTGAACAACGCCCAGGCCAAAGTCGTCAagttggaggaggag cTGAAGAAAAAGCAGGTTTACGTGGAGAAGGTGGAGAGGATGCAGCAGGCTCTGGCTCAGCTCCAGGCAGCCTGTGAGAAGCGAGAACAGCTTGAACACCGACTTCGTACAAGACTGGAGAGAGAGCTGGAGTCACTCCGTATGCAACAG CGTCAAGGTGGTGCTCAAACCAGCGGTGTGATCTCGTCAGAATACAACACCACAGCTCTGATGGAACACCTGAGGGAGAAGGAGGAACGGATCCTGGCTCTGGAGGCTGACATGACCAAGTGGGAGCAGAAGTATTTAGAGGAAAGTGTAATGAGGCAGTTCGCCCTGGATGCTGCAGCGTCTGTTGCTACTCAGAG GGATACGTCTGCTACGATGATCAGCCACTCTCCTAGCAGCAGCTACGACACATCAGTGGAGGCTCGAATccagaaggaagaggaggagattcTGATGGCCAATCGGCGCTGTCTGGACATGGAAAGCAG GATAAAGAATCTGCACGCCCAGATCATTGAGAAGGACGCCATGATTAAGGTGCTTCACCAGCGCTCTAGGAAGGAGCCTGTTAAGTCTGATGCACCATCTGCCATGAGGCCCTCCAAGTCCTTGATGTCCATCTCCAACACGGGTGGTTCTGGATTGCTCTCTCACAACTTGGGACTGAGTAGCTCTCCAATCACTGAAGAACGTAAGGACACGAGTTGGAAGGGCAGTCTGG GGGTTCTGCTCGGTCCCGAGTTTCGCATGGAGTCTCTCAGGACTGAGTCGATGTCGTCGTCTCCCTCCCCGGTCCTTCCTTCTACACCGATGACTGCAGGACACTCAAAGACAGGCAGCAGAGACAGTTACACGCAGACCGACAAGGGCCACAGTCAGGACACCAGCAAGCCCAGCACTCCGGCTCTGCAGAGCATGACGCTGCCAGCTCGCCTGTCCAGTCCCAGTCCCGTCTACATCCCTGACCGCATAGCAG ATGCTCAGGCGTTTCACACCAGCACGCTGGAGCGCAGACTTCCCATCCAGGCCCACCCACAGCATCAGTCAGCTCCTCCAGCACAGTCGAGCCAACAAGAAGCAGACACAGATATGGTGGAGATCCTCATCTGA
- the amot gene encoding angiomotin isoform X1: protein MADGKAKTPEGPLTEPGLGEAAVYRATWEMFRKKASSSLRMRRITETRWNIDRGRSLSFHEVCGQREVEMRAAAEESSNSSSSVGGGGSTVLQRLLQEQMNRNYVLQQQQGGGGSGGTGGGGGYSVQGQVGPSDDHSMSPHIARQEPQGQELQTDSGLEKLGSSRTGGGGGSSGGGGGGGSSGGGSSQGQCPNSEDLPTYEEAKVQSQYFRGHGPPPQPQQQNNQAQQPPLQASVGAAFYVTGVNSAKVRTEGRPTVQRVSGMGKVHQDDGLKDLKQGHVRSLSERLMQLSLATSGVKAHAPVTSAPLSPQLPPPGPAGDLYKTQHRGPPPDYPFKGMGSPTKQQESGGHFYQEQRGREHSREVPHVRYQPPPEYGSFRSSKEGLVHTQRPLQQHSPTSSVTSVGSLSRTQSSILSNILSASHSSHPSFPHQQPQNQGEPLLTAVPRSPHSTGSHQLAESFTSGSLHPPQRSHGFCPDPYGSTPRMHHHHHHQQQQQQPPHLYHHHQQQQQHHHHQQQQPPFQGPSQPQLSVHSGPFPLSQSYTHLQGEPFAMMARAQQMVDTLTDENRMLRQEMESCREKVTKLHKLEMEIQLVSEAYENLAKSSSKREALEKTMRNKLELEVRRLHDFNRDLRERMETANKQLAAKECDGSEDNRKTISQLLTQNKETLREKEKLEMELNALRSTTEDQRRHIEIRDQALNNAQAKVVKLEEELKKKQVYVEKVERMQQALAQLQAACEKREQLEHRLRTRLERELESLRMQQRQGGAQTSGVISSEYNTTALMEHLREKEERILALEADMTKWEQKYLEESVMRQFALDAAASVATQRDTSATMISHSPSSSYDTSVEARIQKEEEEILMANRRCLDMESRIKNLHAQIIEKDAMIKVLHQRSRKEPVKSDAPSAMRPSKSLMSISNTGGSGLLSHNLGLSSSPITEERKDTSWKGSLGVLLGPEFRMESLRTESMSSSPSPVLPSTPMTAGHSKTGSRDSYTQTDKGHSQDTSKPSTPALQSMTLPARLSSPSPVYIPDRIADAQAFHTSTLERRLPIQAHPQHQSAPPAQSSQQEADTDMVEILI from the exons ATGGCAGATGGCAAAGCTAAAACGCCA GAAGGCCCTCTGACAGAGCCAGGCTTGGGAGAAGCAGCCGTCTACAGGGCCACGTGGGAG ATGTTTCGGAAAAAAGCATCTTCCTCCTTGAGAATGAGAAGGATAACAGAAACTAGAT GGAATATCGACCGTGGGCGAAGCTTATCCTTCCACGAGGTTTGTGGCCAGCGCGAGGTGGAGATGAGGGCCGCAGCCGAGGAGTCCTCCAACAGCAGCAGTAGTGTAGGAGGCGGCGGCAGCACAGTCCTGCAGCGTCTCTTACAGGAACAAATGAACCGGAATTATGTGCTCCAGCAACAACAAGGTGGAGGAGGAAGTGGTGGaacaggagggggaggaggataCTCGGTGCAGGGACAGGTTGGGCCATCTGATGATCATTCCATGAGCCCCCACATTGCCCGGCAGGAGCCACAGGGACAGGAGTTGCAGACAGACAGCGGCCTGGAGAAGCTGGGCTCCTCCAGAACcggaggaggaggtgggagtagtggagggggagggggaggaggtagTAGCGGAGGAGGGAGCAGCCAAGGACAGTGTCCAAACTCTGAAGACCTCCCTACATATGAAGAGGCCAAAGTGCAGTCGCAATATTTTCGGGGCCACGGCCCCCCTCCTCAACCTCAACAGCAGAATAACCAGGCCCAGCAGCCTCCTCTACAAGCGTCTGTGGGCGCCGCCTTCTATGTCACAGGGGTGAACAGCGCCAAGGTGCGCACTGAGGGGCGCCCCACGGTGCAGCGAGTTAGCGGCATGGGGAAGGTCCACCAGGACGATGGGCTGAAGGACCTGAAGCAAGGACACGTTCGGTCGCTTAGTGAGCGACTTATGCAGCTCTCATTGGCCACCAGTGGCGTGAAAGCTCACGCTCCTGTCACTAGCGCCCCACTTTCTCCCCAGCTGCCCCCTCCAGGGCCAGCTGGTGACTTATACAAGACGCAGCATCGTGGCCCACCTCCTGACTACCCGTTCAAAGGTATGGGTTCTCCTACCAAGCAGCAGGAGTCGGGAGGCCATTTTTACCAGGAGCAAAGAGGAAGGGAACACTCGAGGGAAGTGCCTCATGTCCGATACCAACCCCCACCAGAGTACGGCTCGTTCAG GTCCAGTAAGGAAGGCTTAGTTCACACCCAGCGACCCCTTCAACAGCACAGTCCCACCTCCTCTGTCACCTCAGTGGGCTCTTTATCGCGCACTCAGTCCTCAATCCTTAGCAACATCCTTAGTGCCTCCCACTCCTCTCATCCTTCCTTCCCTCATCAGCAACCCCAGAACCAGGGAGAGCCCTTACTCACGGCGGTCCCTCGTAGTCCACATAGTACCGGCTCCCACCAGTTGGCAGAGTCTTTTACCTCAGGGTCGCTTCACCCACCACAGAGGAGTCATGGTTTTTGTCCAGATCCCTATGGCTCCACACCAAGGAtgcaccatcatcatcatcatcagcagcagcagcagcagcctcccCATctgtatcatcatcatcagcagcagcagcagcatcatcatcatcagcagcagcagccgccaTTCCAAGGACCTTCCCAACCGCAGCTGTCGGTCCATTCTGGACCTTTCCCCCTTTCACAGTCCTACACTCACCTGCAGGGGGAGCCCTTTGCAATGATGGCCCGTGCCCAGCAGATGGTAGATACACTGACAGACGAAAACAGGATGTTGAGGCAGGAAATGGAGTCCTGTCGCGAGAAAGTCACTAAATTACACAAG CTGGAAATGGAGATCCAGCTGGTCTCAGAGGCCTATGAAAACCTGGCAAAGTCTTCCTCCAAGAGGGAGGCCCTGGAGAAAACTATGAGGAACAAGTTGGAGCTGGAGGTGCGCCGGCTGCATGACTTCAACAGAGACCTCAGAG AGCGCATGGAAACCGCTAATAAGCAGCTCGCTGCTAAGGAGTGTGACGGCTCGGAGGACAACCGCAAAACCATCTCCCAGCTCCTGACACAGA ACAAAGAGACGCTGCGTGAGAAGGAGAAGCTGGAGATGGAGCTGAACGCACTGCGCTCGACCACGGAGGACCAGAGAAGGCACATCGAGATCAGAGACCAGGCGCTGAACAACGCCCAGGCCAAAGTCGTCAagttggaggaggag cTGAAGAAAAAGCAGGTTTACGTGGAGAAGGTGGAGAGGATGCAGCAGGCTCTGGCTCAGCTCCAGGCAGCCTGTGAGAAGCGAGAACAGCTTGAACACCGACTTCGTACAAGACTGGAGAGAGAGCTGGAGTCACTCCGTATGCAACAG CGTCAAGGTGGTGCTCAAACCAGCGGTGTGATCTCGTCAGAATACAACACCACAGCTCTGATGGAACACCTGAGGGAGAAGGAGGAACGGATCCTGGCTCTGGAGGCTGACATGACCAAGTGGGAGCAGAAGTATTTAGAGGAAAGTGTAATGAGGCAGTTCGCCCTGGATGCTGCAGCGTCTGTTGCTACTCAGAG GGATACGTCTGCTACGATGATCAGCCACTCTCCTAGCAGCAGCTACGACACATCAGTGGAGGCTCGAATccagaaggaagaggaggagattcTGATGGCCAATCGGCGCTGTCTGGACATGGAAAGCAG GATAAAGAATCTGCACGCCCAGATCATTGAGAAGGACGCCATGATTAAGGTGCTTCACCAGCGCTCTAGGAAGGAGCCTGTTAAGTCTGATGCACCATCTGCCATGAGGCCCTCCAAGTCCTTGATGTCCATCTCCAACACGGGTGGTTCTGGATTGCTCTCTCACAACTTGGGACTGAGTAGCTCTCCAATCACTGAAGAACGTAAGGACACGAGTTGGAAGGGCAGTCTGG GGGTTCTGCTCGGTCCCGAGTTTCGCATGGAGTCTCTCAGGACTGAGTCGATGTCGTCGTCTCCCTCCCCGGTCCTTCCTTCTACACCGATGACTGCAGGACACTCAAAGACAGGCAGCAGAGACAGTTACACGCAGACCGACAAGGGCCACAGTCAGGACACCAGCAAGCCCAGCACTCCGGCTCTGCAGAGCATGACGCTGCCAGCTCGCCTGTCCAGTCCCAGTCCCGTCTACATCCCTGACCGCATAGCAG ATGCTCAGGCGTTTCACACCAGCACGCTGGAGCGCAGACTTCCCATCCAGGCCCACCCACAGCATCAGTCAGCTCCTCCAGCACAGTCGAGCCAACAAGAAGCAGACACAGATATGGTGGAGATCCTCATCTGA